Proteins co-encoded in one Halorussus vallis genomic window:
- the gfo6 gene encoding D-xylose 1-dehydrogenase Gfo6, whose product MNFDTYFGDFAARDWQTTDEGTVRFALVGLGEFSREHVLPVMEDTDFCEVTALVSGSPEKAREVADEYDVSTTIDYEEFGAGESSKAYDAVYVAGPNALHLDHARTAADHGKHVLCEKPIEATAERAREMVRVCEEAGVTLMVAYRMQTDPSMRRLRELIRDGALGDPVAFHGWFTGHILENGGGPDQWRLDPDLAGGGAMMDVGVYPLNAARFLFDADPTAATATTRTPDETFAGVDEHVTFQLEFPGAATAACTASYEAQADDRLRVIGTEGQASLNPAFNSEISPKLTVERDGERVEYTGEFVNEVAEEFDYFAHCVLTDATPEPDGHDGLADMEAVEAIYESAESGRKVEVGESDAGR is encoded by the coding sequence GTGAACTTCGACACCTACTTCGGGGACTTCGCGGCGCGCGACTGGCAGACGACCGACGAGGGGACGGTCCGGTTCGCGCTGGTCGGCCTCGGGGAGTTCTCCCGCGAGCACGTCCTGCCCGTGATGGAGGACACCGACTTCTGCGAGGTGACGGCGCTGGTCAGCGGGTCGCCCGAGAAGGCCCGCGAAGTCGCCGACGAGTACGACGTGTCGACGACCATCGACTACGAGGAGTTCGGGGCCGGCGAGTCGAGCAAGGCGTACGACGCGGTGTACGTCGCGGGGCCGAACGCGCTCCACCTCGACCACGCCCGGACCGCCGCCGACCACGGCAAGCACGTCCTCTGCGAGAAGCCCATCGAGGCGACCGCCGAGCGCGCCCGCGAGATGGTCCGGGTCTGCGAGGAGGCGGGCGTGACGCTGATGGTCGCCTACCGGATGCAGACCGACCCCTCGATGCGCCGCCTACGCGAGCTAATCCGGGACGGCGCGCTGGGCGACCCGGTCGCGTTCCACGGCTGGTTCACGGGCCACATCCTGGAGAACGGCGGCGGCCCCGACCAGTGGCGCCTCGACCCGGACCTCGCGGGCGGCGGCGCGATGATGGACGTGGGCGTCTACCCGCTGAACGCCGCGCGGTTCCTGTTCGACGCCGACCCGACCGCCGCGACGGCGACGACCCGTACGCCCGACGAGACGTTCGCCGGCGTCGACGAACATGTCACCTTCCAGTTGGAGTTCCCCGGGGCCGCCACGGCCGCCTGCACCGCCAGTTACGAAGCTCAGGCCGACGACAGGCTCAGGGTCATCGGTACGGAGGGTCAGGCGAGTCTGAACCCCGCGTTCAACTCCGAAATCAGCCCGAAACTCACCGTCGAACGCGACGGCGAACGCGTCGAGTACACCGGCGAGTTCGTCAACGAGGTGGCCGAGGAGTTCGACTACTTCGCCCACTGCGTCCTCACGGACGCGACCCCCGAACCCGATGGCCACGACGGTCTGGCCGACATGGAAGCCGTCGAGGCCATCTACGAGTCGGCCGAAAGCGGGCGGAAAGTCGAGGTCGGCGAGTCGGACGCCGGGAGGTAG
- a CDS encoding EamA family transporter, with product MAVVVGTGIWYATLAALVWGGYLFELKRYFSEYPPAVVIVTANAAAVAWYLPYVLLRPADGPVTGELTLPALGLVGFVLVASAVAYLALLYALSAGDVSYVAPLGKLVPAFTLPLEVLLVGEHLAPEQVVGVGFATLAVYLANYQHTGPLAPIRRAATHRPAQLALASAALYAGVDVGTRVLLQGVGIRSDVWALVYTGGVAAVLLPIAVRQWPSGFAAALPKFLAAGAAVAVATHLMMQSFAVLPASVVSPILNTQAVVAVVLGGVLLGEDRFALRLVAGAVAVVGIALIALG from the coding sequence ATGGCCGTCGTGGTCGGGACTGGCATCTGGTACGCGACGCTCGCGGCGCTCGTCTGGGGCGGCTACCTCTTCGAACTGAAACGATACTTCTCGGAGTACCCGCCGGCGGTGGTCATCGTGACGGCGAACGCGGCCGCCGTCGCGTGGTATCTCCCGTACGTCCTGCTCCGCCCCGCCGACGGCCCGGTGACCGGCGAGCTAACGCTTCCGGCGCTGGGACTCGTCGGCTTCGTCCTCGTCGCCAGCGCCGTCGCCTACCTCGCGCTGTTGTACGCGCTGTCGGCCGGCGACGTCTCCTACGTCGCGCCACTCGGGAAACTGGTCCCGGCGTTCACGCTCCCTCTCGAAGTGCTCCTGGTCGGCGAGCACCTCGCGCCCGAACAGGTGGTCGGCGTCGGCTTCGCCACGCTGGCGGTCTACCTCGCCAACTACCAGCACACCGGCCCTCTCGCGCCGATTCGGCGGGCCGCGACCCACCGACCCGCCCAACTGGCGCTCGCGAGCGCCGCGCTCTACGCCGGAGTGGACGTGGGGACCCGGGTGCTGTTGCAGGGCGTGGGCATCCGGTCGGACGTCTGGGCGCTGGTCTACACCGGCGGGGTAGCGGCGGTGTTGCTCCCGATCGCCGTCCGCCAGTGGCCCTCGGGGTTCGCCGCCGCACTACCGAAGTTCCTCGCGGCGGGCGCGGCCGTCGCCGTCGCGACCCACCTCATGATGCAGTCGTTCGCCGTCCTCCCCGCGAGCGTCGTCTCGCCGATTCTCAACACCCAGGCGGTCGTCGCCGTCGTCCTCGGCGGCGTGCTACTCGGCGAGGACCGGTTCGCGCTCCGTCTGGTGGCGGGTGCGGTCGCCGTCGTCGGCATCGCGCTCATCGCGCTCGGCTGA
- a CDS encoding acyl-CoA carboxylase subunit beta — translation MKVRVSDGATDEEASAIAEALAQHVRDEVEVYVGDADTPTAVRGGPAEPAGSAPSASTSASASSVAASAEAATDDYGPTEREQALWDEIEDIELGGPEKYKERLSEQGKLFVRDRLDLWFGEDGMLFEDGKFANFDAWHEDSPEVEEGNDDRLPGDGLLTGAAEFEGREVHFMANDFTVKAGSMAEKGVEKFLRMQQRALKSGKPVLYLMDSSGGRIDQQTGFFANREGIGKYYYNHSMLSGRVPQICVLYGPCIAGAAYTPVFADFTVMVRGMSAMAIASPRMVQMVTGEDIEMQDLGGPDVHAKYSGSADLVADDEEHARELVANLISYLPDNADEKPPKTEGRAPAKSPEGIDGVVPREPNKGYDMTEVIDRVVDEGSFFELKPEYGKEIVTAFARIDGRPVGIVANQPAQRAGAIFPDAAEKAAEFIWTCDAYDVPLLYLCDTPGFMAGSQVEKDAILEKGKKFIYATSSATVPKQTVVVRKAYGAGIYAMGGPAYDPESIVGLPSGEIAIMGPEAAINAVYARKLSEIDDEDERAEMERELREEYREDIDIHRMASEVVVDEIVPPSTLRTELENRFAFYEDVEKELPDKKHGTIL, via the coding sequence ATGAAAGTCCGCGTCAGCGACGGTGCGACCGACGAGGAGGCCTCGGCCATCGCGGAGGCGCTCGCACAGCACGTCCGCGACGAGGTAGAGGTGTACGTGGGTGACGCCGACACGCCGACGGCGGTCCGCGGGGGACCCGCCGAACCGGCGGGGTCGGCGCCTTCGGCATCGACGTCGGCCTCGGCGTCGTCGGTCGCCGCTTCGGCCGAAGCGGCGACCGACGACTACGGTCCCACCGAGCGCGAGCAGGCGCTGTGGGACGAGATAGAGGACATCGAACTCGGCGGTCCCGAGAAGTACAAGGAACGACTCTCCGAGCAGGGGAAACTGTTCGTCCGCGACCGACTCGACCTCTGGTTCGGCGAGGACGGGATGCTGTTCGAGGACGGGAAGTTCGCCAACTTCGACGCCTGGCACGAGGATAGCCCCGAAGTCGAGGAGGGCAACGACGACAGACTGCCCGGCGACGGCCTGCTGACCGGCGCCGCGGAGTTCGAGGGCCGGGAGGTCCACTTCATGGCCAACGACTTCACCGTCAAGGCCGGGTCGATGGCCGAGAAGGGCGTCGAGAAGTTCCTCCGGATGCAACAGCGCGCGCTCAAGTCGGGCAAACCGGTGCTCTACCTGATGGACTCGTCGGGCGGACGCATCGACCAGCAGACCGGCTTCTTCGCCAACCGCGAGGGCATCGGGAAGTACTACTACAACCACTCGATGCTGTCGGGACGGGTCCCCCAGATCTGCGTCCTCTACGGTCCCTGCATCGCGGGCGCGGCCTACACGCCCGTCTTCGCCGACTTCACCGTGATGGTCCGGGGGATGTCGGCGATGGCCATCGCCAGCCCCCGAATGGTCCAGATGGTCACCGGCGAGGATATCGAGATGCAGGACCTCGGCGGCCCGGACGTCCACGCCAAGTACTCCGGGAGCGCCGACCTGGTCGCCGACGACGAGGAACACGCCCGCGAACTGGTCGCGAATCTCATCTCGTACCTCCCGGACAACGCCGACGAGAAGCCCCCGAAGACCGAGGGCCGAGCGCCCGCGAAGTCGCCGGAGGGCATCGACGGCGTGGTTCCCAGAGAGCCGAACAAGGGCTACGACATGACCGAGGTCATCGACCGCGTGGTCGACGAGGGGTCGTTCTTCGAACTCAAGCCCGAGTACGGCAAGGAGATCGTCACCGCGTTCGCCCGCATCGACGGCCGACCCGTCGGCATCGTCGCCAACCAACCGGCCCAGCGCGCGGGCGCCATCTTCCCGGACGCCGCCGAGAAGGCCGCGGAGTTCATCTGGACCTGCGACGCCTACGACGTGCCCCTGCTGTACCTCTGTGACACGCCGGGGTTCATGGCCGGTTCGCAGGTCGAGAAGGACGCCATCCTGGAGAAGGGCAAGAAGTTCATCTACGCCACCTCGTCGGCGACGGTGCCCAAGCAGACCGTCGTCGTCCGGAAGGCCTACGGCGCGGGCATCTACGCGATGGGCGGCCCGGCCTACGACCCCGAGAGCATCGTCGGACTTCCCTCGGGCGAGATCGCCATCATGGGCCCCGAGGCGGCCATCAACGCGGTGTACGCCCGCAAGCTCTCGGAGATCGACGACGAGGACGAGCGCGCGGAGATGGAGCGGGAACTCCGCGAGGAGTACCGCGAGGACATCGACATCCACCGGATGGCCAGCGAGGTGGTCGTCGACGAGATCGTGCCGCCGAGCACGCTCCGGACCGAACTCGAGAACCGCTTCGCGTTCTACGAGGACGTCGAGAAGGAGCTTCCGGACAAGAAGCACGGCACGATACTGTAG
- a CDS encoding DUF5658 family protein, translating into MSSDAPPLLTRTGAKRVVPAAFGDVEGIERALWVLVAAALVGDLLTTYYGLQIGLTESNPVARAALEQFGFAAMFAMKLFAVGVGVFCRQFLAGRHVLLVPVGLAVPWTAAVVVNLSLYATVL; encoded by the coding sequence ATGAGCTCGGACGCACCGCCGTTGCTGACTCGAACCGGCGCAAAGCGCGTCGTCCCCGCCGCGTTCGGGGACGTCGAGGGGATAGAGCGGGCGCTGTGGGTGCTGGTCGCCGCGGCGCTCGTCGGCGACCTGTTGACGACCTACTACGGTCTCCAGATCGGACTCACTGAATCTAACCCGGTCGCCCGCGCCGCCCTGGAGCAGTTCGGCTTCGCCGCGATGTTCGCGATGAAGCTGTTCGCGGTCGGCGTCGGCGTCTTCTGCCGGCAGTTCCTCGCAGGCCGGCACGTCCTCCTCGTGCCGGTGGGGCTGGCGGTGCCGTGGACGGCGGCGGTGGTGGTGAACCTATCGCTGTACGCGACCGTGCTCTGA
- a CDS encoding S1C family serine protease, whose amino-acid sequence MPPTSRRRLLRRSSVLAATALAGCTGGLFGDSAEETRLRERVRKLERKNANLSARLRSERNESRRLEANRTRLADRLAAERNETRRLRRRLENRTAELETLRGEIRAHERRITELQAEISVLKEGNSGSRFAESVRSKALTVGERVRKSVVFVQTEGADSVGHGTGLFLEDDLVVTNSHVIAGADEIDCWTLDGDRLDATVVGRVEDRDPDVAALRTDADGRPLDTGDSSGLSSDQPLLQVGHPAAFGNWVIALGRFHGRVRYRSADGGTHPELRTSVPTFQGSSGSPLVTLDGRVVGLTYAWTPKKYKQADEAPEPAPAKVYEAVSPNTYSLHETVERVLARVEDWE is encoded by the coding sequence GTGCCACCCACGTCCCGACGGCGACTCCTCCGACGCTCATCGGTACTCGCGGCGACGGCGCTCGCGGGCTGTACCGGCGGACTGTTCGGCGACTCCGCCGAGGAAACCCGACTCCGCGAGCGCGTCCGGAAACTCGAACGGAAGAACGCCAACCTCAGCGCTCGACTCCGGAGCGAGCGGAACGAGAGTCGGCGCCTGGAAGCGAACCGGACCCGCCTCGCCGACCGGTTGGCCGCCGAGCGAAACGAGACGCGCAGACTCCGTCGGCGACTCGAAAACCGGACCGCGGAACTGGAGACTCTCAGGGGCGAAATTCGGGCCCACGAACGGCGAATCACCGAGCTACAGGCGGAGATCTCGGTCCTCAAGGAGGGAAACTCGGGGAGTCGCTTCGCCGAGTCGGTCCGGTCGAAGGCGCTCACCGTCGGCGAGCGCGTCCGGAAATCGGTCGTGTTCGTCCAGACCGAGGGTGCCGACAGCGTCGGCCACGGCACCGGGCTCTTCCTCGAAGACGACCTGGTCGTGACCAACAGCCACGTCATCGCCGGCGCCGACGAAATCGACTGCTGGACCCTCGACGGCGACCGCCTCGACGCGACCGTCGTCGGTCGCGTCGAGGACCGGGACCCGGACGTCGCGGCGCTCCGGACCGACGCTGACGGTCGTCCGCTGGATACCGGCGACTCGTCGGGACTCTCGTCCGATCAACCGCTGTTGCAGGTCGGCCACCCCGCGGCGTTCGGCAACTGGGTCATCGCGCTCGGTCGGTTTCACGGGCGCGTCCGCTACCGGAGCGCCGACGGCGGCACCCACCCGGAGCTACGAACCTCCGTGCCCACCTTCCAGGGGAGTAGCGGGTCGCCGCTCGTCACGCTCGACGGTCGAGTCGTCGGGCTGACGTACGCGTGGACGCCCAAGAAGTACAAGCAGGCCGACGAGGCCCCCGAACCCGCCCCGGCGAAGGTCTACGAGGCGGTGTCCCCGAACACGTACTCGCTCCACGAGACGGTCGAACGCGTGCTGGCGCGGGTCGAAGACTGGGAGTGA
- a CDS encoding MaoC family dehydratase, producing MTGLYYEEFEVGATYEHDKRRTISESDNQQFCDMTMNQQPLHLDAAFAEETQFGERLVNGLYTMSLAVGVSIPDTTDGTIVANLSYDNVEHPNPVFHGDTIRAQSTVTDKRETSDGERGVVTMHVEAFKVNDGDGAGDGGDGDDEDDETLVCEFDRTVLSLKKENR from the coding sequence ATGACTGGACTCTACTACGAGGAGTTCGAGGTCGGTGCGACCTACGAACACGACAAGCGACGGACGATCAGCGAGTCGGACAATCAGCAGTTCTGCGACATGACGATGAACCAGCAACCGCTCCACCTCGACGCCGCCTTCGCCGAGGAAACCCAGTTCGGCGAGCGACTGGTCAACGGCCTCTACACGATGAGCCTCGCGGTCGGCGTCTCGATTCCAGACACCACCGACGGCACCATCGTCGCCAACCTCAGTTACGACAACGTCGAGCATCCGAATCCCGTGTTCCACGGCGACACCATCCGCGCCCAGTCGACTGTCACCGACAAGCGCGAGACGAGCGACGGCGAGCGCGGCGTCGTGACGATGCACGTCGAGGCGTTCAAAGTGAACGACGGGGACGGCGCGGGCGACGGCGGAGACGGTGACGATGAGGACGACGAGACGCTGGTCTGCGAGTTCGACCGGACGGTGCTCTCGCTGAAGAAGGAGAACCGGTAA